Proteins from a single region of Haloterrigena alkaliphila:
- a CDS encoding phosphotransacetylase family protein — MSDTDPTDTDTDTDADSQPVDSQSTDDRPTDDQPTDGTTTAEIDADVVLVSSLEESTGKTAIAMALASLAAEEGDRVGYMKPKGTRLQSNVGKTLDEDPLLARELLDLEAEMHDLEPVVYSPTFVEQAIRGREDPAEVRERVVEAAETLAEGRDRLFVEGGGRYDVGGIVDLTDVDVADLFDARVVLVAPYEIPADVDAVLAAADAFGDRLAGVVFNDVADAAYDPLETDVVPFLEGRGIPVFGVLPSERTLSGVTVRELADELGASMLVEDGADEYVERFSVGAMGADSALRHFRRTKDAAVITGGDRAEIHTAALEAPGVRCLILTGGHRPSGAVTGQAAKRGMPILSVQTDTLTTVERAEDIVRSGRTRDAETVERMAELLTDHAAVDSILGSSG, encoded by the coding sequence ATGAGCGACACTGATCCCACGGACACCGATACCGACACCGACGCAGACAGCCAGCCGGTCGACAGCCAGTCGACTGACGACCGGCCGACTGACGACCAACCAACCGACGGAACCACCACCGCTGAGATCGACGCCGACGTCGTTCTCGTCAGTTCCCTCGAGGAGAGCACCGGCAAGACGGCGATCGCGATGGCGCTGGCCAGCCTCGCGGCCGAAGAGGGCGACAGAGTCGGCTACATGAAACCGAAAGGGACCCGCCTGCAGAGCAACGTCGGGAAGACCCTCGACGAGGACCCGCTGCTGGCCCGCGAACTGCTCGACCTCGAGGCCGAGATGCACGACCTCGAGCCGGTGGTCTACTCGCCGACGTTCGTCGAACAGGCGATCCGCGGCCGCGAGGACCCCGCGGAGGTGCGCGAGCGGGTGGTCGAGGCCGCCGAGACGCTCGCCGAGGGCCGCGACCGCCTGTTCGTCGAGGGCGGCGGCCGCTACGACGTCGGCGGCATCGTCGACCTGACCGACGTCGACGTCGCCGACCTGTTCGACGCGCGCGTCGTCCTCGTCGCCCCCTACGAGATCCCGGCCGACGTCGACGCGGTGCTCGCCGCGGCCGACGCGTTCGGCGACCGCCTCGCCGGCGTCGTTTTCAACGACGTCGCCGACGCGGCCTACGATCCCCTCGAGACCGACGTCGTTCCGTTCCTCGAAGGACGGGGGATCCCGGTCTTCGGCGTGCTCCCCAGCGAGCGGACGCTCTCGGGCGTGACGGTTCGCGAACTCGCCGACGAACTCGGCGCGTCGATGCTCGTCGAGGACGGCGCCGACGAGTACGTCGAGCGGTTCTCCGTCGGCGCGATGGGCGCCGACAGCGCCCTGCGGCACTTCCGGCGGACGAAAGACGCCGCCGTGATCACCGGCGGCGACCGCGCCGAGATCCACACCGCCGCGCTCGAGGCGCCCGGCGTGCGCTGTCTCATCCTGACCGGCGGCCACCGACCGTCGGGGGCGGTCACCGGACAGGCGGCGAAGCGGGGGATGCCGATCCTCTCGGTGCAGACGGACACGCTGACGACCGTCGAACGCGCCGAGGACATCGTCCGGAGCGGCCGAACGCGCGACGCCGAGACGGTCGAGCGCATGGCGGAACTGCTGACCGATCACGCCGCCGTCGATTCGATTCTGGGCTCGAGCGGGTGA
- a CDS encoding acetate--CoA ligase family protein, which translates to MGRLAELFDPETVAVVGATDREGAVGRAITENLLDGFDGEVVPINPGRDEVLGLECYPDVSSAPPIDLAVLVVPPDIVIDSLRELGEAGTRDVVVITAGFSETGGEGAERERQLREVADEYDLNVVGPNSLGVMSTPTGMNATFGPENALEGSISFMSQSGAFITAVLDWANEQGIGFQDVVSLGNKTVLDETDFVREWGDDPNTDVVIGYLEDVADGQGFLEAAREVTDDTPIVLVKSGRTDAGAQAASSHTGAIAGSERAYEAGLEQAGVLRARSVQELFDYARALAGLPEPESDGVAVVTNAGGPGVLTTDAVGDSTLEMANFTDETIARLAEAMPDEANVYNPIDAIGDADVDRFGEALEIALEDPNVGSAVVVAAPTAVLSYDELAERVIDELEAHDTPVVTCLMGGKRARDAEETLRESGIPNYFDPSRAVSGLDALARFRDIRERTIDEPERFDVDRERAREILARADRSDDNRLGVESMDLLDAYGIPTPQGEIVDDPGRAREVAESIAGDVVMKIVSPDISHKSDIGGVKVGVPDEEVYDAYEDLVARARNYQPDATILGVQVQELLDLERATETIVGMNRDPQFGPLLLFGLGGIFVEILEDTSVRVAPIGEGEAREMVDEIQAAPLLRGARGREPADVEGVVETIQRLSQLVTEFPAILELDVNPLVAGPDGVQAIDLRLTVDTDALEPTDDTEEL; encoded by the coding sequence ATGGGACGGTTAGCCGAACTCTTCGATCCCGAGACCGTCGCCGTGGTCGGGGCGACCGACCGCGAGGGCGCCGTCGGCCGCGCGATCACGGAGAACCTCCTGGACGGGTTCGACGGCGAGGTCGTGCCGATCAACCCCGGCCGCGACGAGGTGCTCGGGCTCGAGTGCTATCCCGACGTGTCGAGTGCGCCGCCGATCGATCTGGCGGTGCTCGTCGTACCGCCCGATATCGTCATCGACTCGCTGCGCGAACTCGGCGAGGCCGGGACGCGAGACGTCGTCGTCATCACCGCCGGCTTCTCCGAGACCGGCGGCGAGGGCGCCGAGCGCGAGCGGCAGTTGCGCGAGGTCGCCGACGAGTACGACCTCAACGTCGTCGGCCCGAACAGCCTCGGGGTCATGTCCACGCCGACGGGCATGAACGCCACGTTCGGCCCCGAGAACGCACTCGAGGGCTCGATCTCCTTCATGAGCCAGTCGGGCGCGTTCATCACGGCCGTCCTCGACTGGGCCAACGAGCAGGGGATCGGCTTTCAGGACGTCGTCTCGCTGGGGAACAAGACCGTCCTCGACGAGACCGACTTCGTCCGCGAGTGGGGCGACGATCCGAACACCGACGTCGTCATCGGCTATCTCGAGGACGTCGCCGACGGCCAGGGCTTCCTCGAGGCCGCCCGCGAGGTGACCGACGACACGCCGATCGTCCTCGTCAAGTCCGGGCGGACCGACGCGGGCGCGCAGGCGGCCTCCTCGCACACCGGCGCCATCGCCGGCAGCGAGCGCGCCTACGAGGCGGGCCTCGAGCAGGCCGGCGTTCTCCGCGCTCGCTCGGTGCAGGAACTGTTCGACTACGCGCGGGCCCTCGCCGGCCTGCCGGAGCCGGAATCGGACGGCGTCGCCGTCGTGACCAACGCCGGTGGCCCCGGCGTGCTGACGACCGACGCCGTCGGCGATTCGACCCTCGAGATGGCGAATTTTACCGACGAGACGATCGCCCGACTCGCTGAAGCGATGCCCGACGAGGCCAACGTCTACAACCCGATCGACGCGATCGGCGACGCGGACGTGGATCGATTCGGCGAGGCCCTCGAGATCGCGCTCGAGGACCCCAACGTGGGCAGCGCGGTCGTCGTCGCGGCGCCGACGGCCGTCCTCTCCTACGACGAACTGGCCGAGCGGGTGATCGACGAACTCGAGGCCCACGACACCCCGGTCGTCACCTGTCTCATGGGCGGCAAGCGGGCCCGCGACGCCGAGGAGACGCTGCGCGAGTCGGGGATTCCGAACTACTTCGATCCCTCCAGAGCGGTTTCGGGACTGGACGCGCTGGCGCGGTTCCGCGACATCCGCGAGCGCACGATCGACGAACCCGAGCGGTTCGACGTCGACCGCGAGCGCGCCCGCGAGATCCTGGCCCGGGCAGACCGCAGCGACGACAACCGGCTCGGCGTCGAGTCCATGGACCTGCTCGATGCCTACGGAATCCCGACGCCGCAGGGCGAGATCGTCGACGATCCGGGCCGAGCACGAGAGGTCGCCGAATCGATCGCGGGTGACGTCGTGATGAAGATCGTCAGCCCCGACATCTCGCATAAATCGGACATCGGCGGCGTCAAGGTCGGCGTCCCCGACGAGGAGGTCTACGACGCCTACGAGGACCTCGTCGCTCGCGCGCGCAACTACCAGCCGGACGCGACGATCCTCGGCGTGCAGGTCCAGGAACTGCTCGACCTCGAGCGCGCAACCGAGACGATCGTCGGGATGAACCGCGATCCGCAGTTCGGCCCGCTGCTCCTGTTCGGCCTCGGCGGCATCTTCGTCGAAATTCTTGAGGACACGTCGGTCCGCGTCGCCCCGATCGGCGAGGGAGAGGCCCGCGAGATGGTCGACGAGATCCAGGCGGCGCCGCTGTTGCGCGGCGCCCGCGGGCGCGAGCCGGCTGACGTCGAGGGCGTCGTCGAGACGATCCAGCGGCTCTCCCAGCTCGTGACGGAGTTCCCGGCGATTCTCGAACTCGACGTCAACCCGCTCGTGGCCGGCCCCGACGGCGTACAGGCGATCGACCTCAGGCTCACCGTCGATACGGACGCACTCGAGCCGACGGACGACACGGAGGAACTATGA
- a CDS encoding metal ABC transporter permease → MHRETRRRLELGGITATGLLAVVMIAFLALDYLQAYPVAGALYEQFRIAGRIADRVFGTNVFRHPFMWRSLATGVLIGIVAPLVGTYLVHREMALIGETLAHTAFAGVAIGLLFSATTDLGVSLLLAALVVGICGALGVQWLAEHTDTYGDVPIAIMLTGSFAVGTLIISYGRGMTGINVEDYLFGSISVVTPGGARLVAVLSVLVVAVVVATYKQLLFITFDEQAARVARLNVTWYNTLLIVMTAVVVVGAMQILGVILVAAMLVVPVAAATQIAHSFRETLFCSILFGQLSILGGFALSISGGLPTGGSIVVVAIACYLLAILASSRSTAAISTH, encoded by the coding sequence ATGCACCGCGAGACGAGACGCCGCCTGGAACTCGGGGGCATCACCGCGACGGGACTGCTCGCGGTCGTGATGATCGCGTTTCTCGCCCTCGACTACCTGCAGGCGTATCCCGTCGCGGGCGCGCTGTACGAGCAGTTCCGTATCGCCGGTCGAATCGCGGACCGCGTCTTCGGGACGAACGTCTTCAGACATCCGTTCATGTGGCGCTCGCTCGCGACGGGGGTCCTGATCGGGATCGTCGCGCCGCTGGTCGGGACCTACCTCGTCCACCGCGAGATGGCGCTGATCGGCGAGACGCTGGCCCACACCGCGTTCGCCGGCGTCGCGATCGGCCTGCTGTTCAGCGCCACGACGGATCTGGGCGTCTCGCTGCTGCTCGCGGCGCTGGTCGTCGGCATCTGCGGCGCGCTGGGCGTCCAGTGGCTCGCCGAACACACGGACACCTACGGCGACGTGCCGATCGCGATCATGCTGACCGGCAGCTTCGCCGTCGGGACGCTCATCATCAGCTACGGCCGCGGCATGACCGGGATCAACGTCGAGGACTACCTCTTCGGGAGCATCTCCGTGGTCACCCCCGGCGGCGCGCGGCTGGTGGCCGTGCTCAGCGTCCTCGTCGTCGCCGTCGTCGTCGCGACGTACAAACAGCTCCTGTTCATCACGTTCGACGAGCAGGCCGCCCGCGTCGCGCGGCTCAACGTCACCTGGTACAACACCCTGTTGATCGTCATGACGGCCGTCGTCGTCGTCGGTGCGATGCAGATCCTCGGCGTCATCCTCGTCGCCGCGATGCTCGTCGTCCCGGTCGCGGCCGCCACCCAGATCGCCCACAGCTTCCGCGAGACGCTGTTCTGCTCGATCCTCTTCGGCCAGCTCTCGATCCTCGGCGGCTTCGCGCTGTCGATCTCCGGCGGGCTTCCCACCGGCGGCTCGATCGTCGTCGTGGCGATCGCCTGTTACCTGCTCGCGATCCTCGCCTCGAGTCGGTCGACGGCGGCGATTTCGACGCACTGA
- a CDS encoding metal ABC transporter ATP-binding protein, translating to MTVVDLDHVTFAYDDQPAVRDVSLTVEEGDFLGLIGPNGSGKTTLLHLMLGLLEPDSGRIELFDEPVDAFDDGERIGYVSQQATSRGGTMPVTVREAVTMGRFAHVGHGRIREDDREIVADALETVGIDELADRQVNQLSGGQRQRAYIARALASEADLLALDEPTVGVDAESRDAFYQLLESLNDDEITIILIEHDIGVVTDRANRIACINTELYHHGDTESFVESDALTEAYGATGQVVHHHH from the coding sequence GTGACCGTCGTCGATCTCGACCACGTGACTTTCGCCTACGACGACCAACCCGCGGTCCGCGACGTCTCGCTGACCGTCGAGGAGGGCGACTTTCTGGGGCTGATCGGTCCCAACGGCTCGGGCAAGACGACGCTGCTACACCTCATGCTCGGCCTGCTCGAGCCCGACAGCGGCCGGATCGAACTCTTCGACGAACCGGTCGACGCCTTCGACGACGGCGAGCGGATCGGCTACGTCTCCCAGCAGGCGACCAGCCGCGGGGGGACGATGCCGGTCACCGTCCGCGAGGCCGTGACCATGGGTCGATTCGCCCACGTCGGCCACGGGCGGATCCGCGAGGACGACCGCGAGATCGTCGCCGACGCCCTCGAGACGGTCGGCATCGACGAACTGGCCGATCGGCAGGTCAACCAGCTCTCGGGCGGCCAGCGACAGCGCGCCTACATCGCGCGGGCGCTGGCCTCCGAGGCCGACCTGCTCGCGCTCGACGAACCGACCGTCGGCGTCGACGCCGAATCGCGAGACGCCTTCTACCAGTTGCTCGAGTCGCTCAACGACGACGAGATCACGATCATCCTGATCGAGCACGACATCGGCGTCGTCACGGATCGCGCGAACCGGATCGCCTGTATCAACACGGAACTGTACCACCACGGTGACACGGAGTCGTTCGTCGAGAGCGACGCGCTCACCGAGGCCTACGGGGCGACGGGACAGGTCGTCCACCACCACCACTGA